The window CCGTCAAGCTTTGTGAGAATGATGCCGGTAATATCAGCAACCTCCATAAACTGCTTTGCCTGTACAAGAGCGTTCTGTCCTGTTGTGCCGTCCAACACTACCAGAGTCTCCCGGTAAGCTTCCGGATATTCCTTGTCAATGATCCGGTTGATTTTCTTAAGCTCTTCCATTAAGTTTTTCTTGTTATGAAGGCGGCCTGCGGTATCGCAGATCAAAATATCCGCATGTCTTGATTTTGCCGCGGCAACTGCATCATAAACAACTGCCGCAGGGTCAGAGCCTTCCTGCTGGGCGATAATATCCACTCCTGCCCTTTTTGCCCACTCACTCAGCTGTTCAATGGCTGCAGCACGAAAGGTATCCGCTGCAGCTACAATGACCTTTTTTCCATCATCCTTCATCTGACCGGCCAGCTTACCCACTGAAGTGGTCTTTCCCACTCCATTGACGCCAATAATCAAAAGAACAGACCGCTGTGTTTCAAATTCATAGGCATTTTCCCCTAAGTCCATCTGTTCCATGATGCTGTCCATGAGGAGCTGTTTGCATTCTAACGGATCCTTGATGTTTTGTTCCTTTACCTTCTTTCTCAAATCCTCCATGATGGACATGGTGGTCTGGATACCTAAGTCCCCCATGATCAGGATCTCTTCAATCTCTTCATAAAACTCATCATCAATGGCTGAAAACCCGCTGAAAATGGAATCCACGCCTGCAATAATATTATCCCTTGTCTTCTGCAGTCCAGCAACCAGCTTCCCAAAGAATCCCTTTTTCTCACCCATAGTCGGTCTCCTTAACTTTCTAAATTTTCTTCAATCAGATTTACAGATACAAGGGTTGAAACGCCCTTCTCCTGCATGGTAATACCATACAAACGGTCTGCAGAAATCATTGTACCACGCCTGTGTGTGATGACAATGAACTGAGTAGATTTTGTCAGTTTATGCAAATATTTTGCAAAACGGTCCACATTGGAATCGTCCAGGGCTGCCTCAATCTCATCGAGAAGACAAAATGGAGAGGGCTTTAAGTTCTGAATGGCAAACAGCAATGCAATGGCTGTTAATGCCTTTTCCCCGCCGGAAAGCTGCATCATATTCTGAAGCTTTTTGCCTGGGGGCTGAGATATGATCTGGATTCCCGCCTCCAGAATATCCTCATCCTCCACTAATTCCAAAGTTCCCCGTCCTCCTCCGAAAAGCTCCTTAAATACCTTGTCAAACTCCATACGTATTTCACGGAACTTTTCTTCGAACTGTTTTCTCA of the Lacrimispora indolis DSM 755 genome contains:
- the ftsY gene encoding signal recognition particle-docking protein FtsY, yielding MGEKKGFFGKLVAGLQKTRDNIIAGVDSIFSGFSAIDDEFYEEIEEILIMGDLGIQTTMSIMEDLRKKVKEQNIKDPLECKQLLMDSIMEQMDLGENAYEFETQRSVLLIIGVNGVGKTTSVGKLAGQMKDDGKKVIVAAADTFRAAAIEQLSEWAKRAGVDIIAQQEGSDPAAVVYDAVAAAKSRHADILICDTAGRLHNKKNLMEELKKINRIIDKEYPEAYRETLVVLDGTTGQNALVQAKQFMEVADITGIILTKLDGTAKGGIAVAIQSELGIPVKYIGVGEKIDDLQKFNAKEFVSALFHVEEKEEA